The following are encoded together in the Flavihumibacter fluvii genome:
- a CDS encoding trans-sulfuration enzyme family protein gives MDISYILNELGEDRSQYFNAIAPPIIQTSNFAFRRVDDMGKAFEDEMAGYLYSRGINPTVDILRLKLAALDGAEDALVFNSGAAAIFAAVLANVKAGDHIISVRHPYTWAQRTFDVILPRFGVSTTYVDGTQVDNFVKAIQPNTTLIYLESPNSWTYALQDLRAVAALAKSHHIITICDNSYCTPLYQRPVELGIDISLQSATKYIGGHSDTVAGVISGSKAMMKKIFDSEYLNIGSGIQPFNAWLLIRGLRTLPARLEQSAQTTRRVVDYLKNHPKVEEVIYPFDPGFMQFELARQQMSGAGGLLTIVYNAKERAQIVRFCEALQHILMAVSWGGHESLVIPRCASITHQNFRPEKKEHRMVRLYIGLESADYLIADLDQAFNAG, from the coding sequence ATGGACATCTCTTATATATTAAACGAACTCGGCGAAGACCGCAGCCAATATTTTAATGCTATCGCGCCGCCCATAATCCAAACCAGCAATTTCGCCTTTCGCAGGGTGGATGATATGGGCAAGGCTTTTGAAGATGAAATGGCAGGCTATCTTTATAGCAGGGGGATCAACCCTACGGTGGATATCCTTCGACTGAAACTGGCTGCACTTGATGGTGCTGAAGATGCACTGGTCTTTAATAGTGGTGCTGCCGCCATTTTTGCAGCCGTGCTGGCTAACGTAAAAGCCGGCGACCACATTATTTCCGTAAGACACCCATATACCTGGGCCCAGCGAACTTTTGATGTCATTCTTCCCAGGTTCGGCGTTTCCACTACTTATGTAGATGGCACGCAGGTGGATAATTTTGTAAAAGCCATCCAGCCAAATACAACCCTTATTTACCTGGAATCGCCCAATAGCTGGACCTACGCACTGCAGGACCTCAGGGCCGTAGCGGCATTGGCAAAGTCACATCATATAATCACGATTTGTGATAACAGCTATTGTACACCCTTGTACCAGCGCCCGGTTGAATTGGGGATTGATATTTCCCTTCAATCAGCCACAAAATACATAGGCGGTCATTCCGATACGGTTGCCGGTGTTATTTCGGGTTCGAAAGCCATGATGAAAAAGATCTTCGACAGCGAATACCTCAATATTGGCAGCGGTATCCAGCCATTCAATGCCTGGTTACTGATCCGCGGATTAAGAACACTTCCGGCCAGGCTGGAGCAAAGTGCACAAACAACCCGGCGGGTGGTAGATTATCTTAAAAATCACCCTAAAGTGGAGGAAGTGATTTATCCTTTTGATCCCGGGTTTATGCAATTTGAACTGGCCCGGCAACAGATGAGCGGCGCTGGTGGCCTTCTTACCATTGTATATAATGCAAAAGAACGTGCGCAAATTGTACGATTCTGTGAGGCCCTGCAACATATACTGATGGCAGTTAGCTGGGGTGGTCATGAAAGTCTGGTTATTCCCCGTTGCGCTTCTATTACCCACCAAAATTTCCGTCCTGAAAAAAAAGAACACCGGATGGTACGTCTTTATATAGGGCTTGAATCAGCGGATTACCTGATCGCAGACCTCGATCAGGCATTTAATGCCGGGTAA
- a CDS encoding TonB-dependent receptor, producing MRYTKYVSIGIGLLAGLTAGAQAVDTSGVNINQLDSIYVQGYSRSMRLRDAAAAVGIVGKSDWQRFSPVTLLPATNMVPGVRMEERSPGSYRLAIRGSSLRSPFGVRNIRMYLDQLPFTDPGGNTYINGLAPAFINRLEILKGPAGSSYGAGTGGAVIASTDSTTRQNIRIGLTTGSYGLRQGDGIISFGNEHIVNHIVLHHQRSEGYRRQTEMERIFGSWQATVKESDKASLSALVFYSDLNYQTPGGLTLAQYEQDPRQARPAAGAFPSAEAAHAAIRQRTIYTGLHQEFQLSSAFNAGLSLYGAFSRIENPSIRNYEQRSEPHFGGRANFSYTKAVGRSTMMLTGGAEWQQGIYQVNVYRNKDGEPDSLQTADDITPRNALIFSQLEFHLPGGWHPAVGISWNSNRVEISRETDVPVSFFTSDYKGEWSPRFSLAKSFRSFSVYGLVSKGFSPPTTTELLPSTSVINKNLQAEWGWNYELGIRGGAFKNRLWYDLNVFYFRLQDAIVQRRDSSGADYFDNAGSTKQFGFEGLIRYVLLPGTHDAGGHWKLQYWASYALQPFKYDEYKSASADFNGNFIPGIAKQVLSTGLDLQGPWDINAHLSYQYVDPIWLNDANTAKAKPYQLLGLRIGSRIWHRFSGFAGADNLLNMTYSLGNDINAAAGRYYNAAMPRNYYAGIIIDVSLRRDRFR from the coding sequence ATGCGATATACTAAATATGTAAGCATTGGTATTGGGTTGCTGGCTGGATTGACCGCAGGCGCCCAGGCTGTGGATACATCGGGGGTGAATATTAACCAGCTCGATTCAATATATGTTCAGGGGTATAGCAGATCGATGCGATTGCGGGATGCAGCTGCCGCAGTTGGCATTGTTGGAAAGAGTGATTGGCAGCGATTTTCGCCGGTAACGCTATTGCCCGCCACTAATATGGTACCAGGCGTACGCATGGAGGAAAGATCACCGGGAAGCTATCGGTTAGCCATCAGGGGTAGTTCCCTTCGGTCTCCCTTTGGCGTGCGGAATATCAGGATGTATCTTGACCAGCTACCCTTTACCGACCCTGGCGGCAATACCTATATTAACGGGCTGGCACCCGCATTTATCAACCGCCTGGAAATATTAAAAGGTCCGGCCGGCAGCAGTTATGGGGCTGGAACCGGTGGGGCAGTTATTGCATCAACCGATTCCACCACAAGGCAGAATATTCGCATTGGCTTAACAACCGGCAGCTATGGTTTGAGGCAGGGTGATGGTATTATCTCTTTTGGAAATGAGCACATCGTTAACCATATCGTTTTACATCACCAGCGTTCTGAAGGTTACCGCAGGCAGACTGAAATGGAGCGGATATTCGGAAGCTGGCAGGCAACGGTGAAAGAAAGTGACAAAGCCAGTTTATCGGCGCTGGTGTTTTACAGCGACCTGAATTATCAAACACCGGGTGGTCTGACCCTGGCACAATATGAACAAGACCCTCGACAGGCAAGACCCGCAGCCGGAGCATTTCCTTCCGCTGAGGCTGCGCATGCAGCGATCAGGCAAAGGACCATATATACCGGACTTCACCAGGAATTCCAGCTTAGCTCCGCATTTAATGCCGGTTTGTCTTTGTATGGCGCTTTTTCCCGAATTGAAAATCCATCGATTCGCAATTATGAGCAAAGAAGCGAGCCCCACTTTGGGGGCAGGGCGAATTTCAGCTATACCAAGGCGGTAGGAAGATCCACAATGATGCTGACTGGTGGGGCAGAATGGCAACAGGGCATTTACCAGGTGAATGTTTATCGGAATAAAGACGGCGAGCCGGACAGCCTTCAAACGGCAGATGATATTACGCCAAGAAATGCCCTCATTTTTTCACAGCTGGAATTTCATCTGCCAGGTGGATGGCACCCGGCGGTTGGCATTAGCTGGAACAGCAACCGCGTGGAGATCAGTCGCGAAACGGATGTACCGGTATCATTTTTTACCTCCGATTATAAAGGGGAATGGAGTCCGCGTTTTTCCCTGGCAAAATCCTTCCGTTCATTTTCAGTGTATGGATTGGTATCTAAAGGATTTTCACCACCAACTACAACAGAGCTATTGCCATCCACCAGTGTCATCAATAAAAATTTGCAGGCAGAATGGGGCTGGAATTATGAACTGGGGATACGGGGTGGCGCTTTCAAAAACAGGCTATGGTATGACCTGAATGTTTTTTACTTCCGTTTACAGGATGCTATCGTCCAAAGACGTGATTCCAGCGGCGCAGATTATTTCGACAACGCTGGATCAACGAAGCAATTTGGATTCGAGGGTCTTATAAGATATGTATTGCTTCCGGGAACGCATGATGCCGGCGGTCACTGGAAACTCCAGTATTGGGCAAGTTATGCACTGCAACCATTTAAGTACGACGAATACAAATCGGCAAGCGCTGATTTCAATGGAAATTTCATTCCGGGAATTGCCAAACAGGTGCTGTCAACCGGATTGGACCTGCAGGGTCCATGGGATATCAACGCACATTTAAGTTATCAGTACGTAGATCCAATTTGGTTAAATGATGCGAATACTGCAAAAGCGAAACCTTATCAATTACTGGGTTTAAGGATTGGAAGCCGCATCTGGCATAGATTCAGTGGATTTGCAGGTGCTGATAACCTCCTAAATATGACCTATAGCCTGGGTAACGATATTAATGCGGCTGCAGGCCGTTATTATAATGCAGCCATGCCAAGAAATTATTATGCGGGCATCATTATCGATGTATCTTTACGCCGTGATCGGTTCAGGTGA
- a CDS encoding APC family permease, giving the protein MRTKNQLKLFDLTMIVIGLVIGMGVFRTATDSAAAALTPGIYFSAWVAGGIIALCGALTYAEIGSRFPITGGYYKIFAECYHPSVAFAINCIILISNAASLAGVALIGSEYISQIIFQQQPADFVKALIAMGAIIIFYGVNLAGLRMSSRTQNVLMLIKISMILVLIGSLFFPGADTAGQQIAVASAGIPEYSTMDYIKSFGIALIAVSFTYGGYQQTINFGDEVHEPRKTIPRGIFIGILVIIGLYLTVQWSYVHAIGFNELKSTKGIAAVVAEKMFGPTGKTVFTLLLFLAVLAYVNVLLLSNPRVMYAMSKDGILPVAFAKKDEKRDVLTVSLTVFAGICIIVLFFANTFDKILGFTIFLDSIGMATSAATIFILRKRTSHLDKTGIYTMKLFPLMPLVFIAAYTFVGISIMFNTPQLALTGLAVFAIFLLIYFLAVKGGRRASSER; this is encoded by the coding sequence ATGAGGACCAAAAACCAATTAAAACTTTTTGACCTGACCATGATTGTAATCGGTTTGGTCATTGGAATGGGCGTCTTTCGTACGGCTACTGATTCAGCAGCTGCTGCCTTAACACCCGGAATATATTTTTCCGCATGGGTGGCAGGTGGTATCATTGCCCTCTGTGGCGCACTCACCTATGCTGAAATTGGATCAAGGTTTCCGATTACTGGTGGATACTATAAAATTTTTGCGGAATGCTATCACCCTTCGGTAGCTTTTGCCATCAATTGTATCATCCTGATCTCTAATGCGGCATCCCTTGCCGGCGTTGCACTTATTGGAAGTGAATATATTTCACAGATCATATTCCAGCAGCAACCTGCAGATTTTGTAAAAGCCTTGATCGCCATGGGTGCCATCATTATATTTTACGGTGTTAACCTGGCCGGACTCCGAATGAGTTCCCGCACACAAAATGTGCTGATGCTGATCAAAATTTCCATGATACTTGTCCTGATCGGTTCCCTGTTTTTCCCTGGTGCTGATACAGCAGGCCAGCAGATTGCAGTAGCAAGTGCCGGTATTCCTGAATATTCCACCATGGATTATATCAAATCCTTTGGTATTGCGCTCATAGCCGTTTCGTTTACCTATGGTGGGTACCAGCAAACCATCAATTTTGGCGACGAAGTTCATGAACCCCGAAAAACAATACCCCGCGGCATTTTCATCGGCATCCTTGTCATTATCGGATTATACCTGACCGTGCAATGGTCGTATGTGCATGCCATTGGATTCAATGAATTAAAAAGCACAAAAGGCATCGCTGCAGTGGTTGCGGAAAAGATGTTTGGACCGACCGGTAAAACTGTTTTCACCCTGCTCCTGTTCCTGGCAGTACTGGCCTATGTGAACGTATTGTTGCTGAGTAATCCGCGTGTGATGTATGCAATGAGCAAGGATGGAATATTGCCAGTTGCGTTTGCAAAAAAGGACGAGAAACGCGATGTGCTGACTGTAAGCCTAACTGTTTTTGCCGGAATTTGTATTATCGTTTTATTCTTTGCCAATACCTTTGATAAAATACTGGGCTTTACGATATTTCTCGACTCAATTGGAATGGCCACCTCGGCAGCCACCATCTTCATCCTGCGAAAAAGGACCAGCCACCTGGATAAAACCGGAATTTATACCATGAAATTATTTCCATTAATGCCATTGGTGTTTATTGCAGCCTATACCTTTGTAGGTATCAGTATAATGTTCAATACGCCACAACTTGCATTAACCGGACTTGCTGTTTTCGCAATATTCCTGCTAATTTATTTTTTAGCTGTGAAGGGCGGACGAAGAGCAAGCAGTGAGCGGTGA
- a CDS encoding TonB-dependent receptor plug domain-containing protein: protein MKKQWILVAATIISSPLLAQFTAGKKDSTGTKTLDEVVVTANKTPQKQSTTGKVLTVINRQTLANNSGRSLTQVLNEQAGLQITGAQGSPGTNQTVYMRGASAANTLILVDGMPVTDGSGITIQFDLNHIAIDQVERVEILKGAQSTLYGSDAVAGVINIITRKNQSERKVGLNLHLAGGSYGTVKGTLGISGAISKFNYSLQYNRLKSDGFSSAYDPGGKNNFDNDGIKQDVFNAALGYAITPKWNLRGYWQLSNYKASLDDNALADDKNNTNLNNELLVGFQSVYTLKNGSVTTNLNANKVRRKYDDLVNDPVGAGDYDPFHGDYTGRSFFAETYLNYALHQHLALLAGMDYRSNSADITTSYSSLGKDSLSADMFSGYVSVSTKAFKKFGAEVGGRFTQHKEFGSAFTYAINPYFMLHKQVKLYASLATAFRAPSLYHLASEYGNTALDPEKSSQYEMGIQVTDAAGKFNARVTYFNRKIKDVIVFQNLFAPPYGQYMNADQQHDKGVETEIRYAATEKLQLTANYTFLDGAITTTNNGKDSSYFNLYRRPKHNVNLGAGYQATSKLYIGAGFRWVGKRQDIYFNPDTFEAEPKDLDAYYNLDLYVKYTVLKTLYIYADFRNITNQQYFELYGYNSRRFNMMAGLHINF from the coding sequence ATGAAAAAACAATGGATTTTAGTGGCTGCTACGATCATCAGCAGCCCATTACTTGCCCAATTTACGGCAGGCAAAAAAGACAGCACAGGCACAAAAACCCTTGATGAAGTGGTTGTCACTGCAAACAAAACACCTCAAAAACAAAGTACAACCGGCAAGGTACTAACGGTCATCAACAGGCAAACATTAGCGAACAACAGCGGCCGCTCTCTTACCCAGGTATTGAATGAACAGGCCGGACTGCAGATCACAGGGGCCCAGGGCTCGCCGGGCACCAACCAGACCGTTTATATGCGTGGGGCAAGCGCCGCGAATACACTGATTCTCGTAGATGGAATGCCGGTTACTGATGGCTCGGGCATCACCATCCAGTTTGACCTTAATCACATAGCTATTGACCAGGTTGAACGCGTGGAAATTTTAAAAGGCGCGCAATCCACCTTATACGGATCTGATGCCGTTGCCGGTGTTATCAATATCATCACCCGTAAAAATCAATCCGAAAGGAAGGTCGGACTAAACCTGCACCTTGCCGGTGGCAGTTACGGAACAGTAAAAGGCACCCTGGGCATTAGCGGTGCCATCAGCAAATTCAATTACTCACTGCAATACAACCGGTTGAAATCGGATGGTTTTTCATCAGCATATGATCCCGGTGGCAAAAATAATTTTGATAATGATGGTATAAAACAGGATGTTTTTAATGCAGCCCTGGGCTATGCAATCACACCAAAATGGAACCTGCGGGGCTATTGGCAACTGAGCAATTATAAGGCTTCGCTTGATGACAATGCTTTAGCTGATGATAAAAACAATACTAACCTGAACAATGAATTGTTGGTTGGGTTTCAATCTGTGTACACGCTAAAAAATGGATCAGTCACCACTAACCTGAATGCAAATAAAGTTCGCCGCAAATATGATGACCTGGTCAATGATCCGGTTGGTGCCGGCGATTATGACCCCTTCCATGGAGATTATACCGGACGTTCATTTTTTGCAGAGACCTATCTGAATTACGCCTTGCACCAGCACCTGGCCCTCCTGGCCGGGATGGATTACCGCAGCAATTCGGCAGATATTACTACCAGCTACAGCAGCCTGGGAAAGGATAGTTTATCGGCTGATATGTTTAGTGGTTACGTATCCGTTTCTACCAAAGCATTCAAAAAATTCGGGGCAGAAGTTGGTGGCCGGTTTACACAACATAAGGAATTCGGAAGTGCATTTACTTATGCCATCAATCCCTATTTTATGTTGCACAAACAGGTGAAGTTATATGCTTCTTTAGCAACTGCATTCAGGGCACCATCCCTGTATCACCTGGCTTCGGAATATGGAAATACCGCTCTAGATCCTGAAAAAAGCAGTCAATATGAAATGGGTATCCAGGTTACAGATGCAGCCGGGAAATTCAACGCCAGGGTAACTTATTTCAACCGGAAAATAAAGGATGTGATCGTATTCCAAAACCTTTTCGCACCACCCTATGGCCAGTATATGAATGCCGACCAGCAGCATGATAAAGGAGTTGAAACTGAAATCAGGTATGCCGCAACGGAAAAATTGCAACTCACCGCCAATTACACATTTCTCGATGGCGCAATCACGACAACTAATAATGGCAAAGACAGCAGTTATTTTAATTTATACCGCAGGCCCAAACACAATGTAAACCTTGGTGCCGGCTACCAGGCTACTTCAAAATTGTATATAGGGGCAGGTTTTCGCTGGGTAGGAAAACGCCAGGATATCTATTTCAATCCAGACACTTTCGAGGCCGAGCCCAAAGACCTGGATGCCTATTATAACTTAGATTTATATGTGAAGTATACGGTTTTGAAAACACTCTACATCTATGCCGACTTCCGGAATATTACCAACCAGCAATATTTTGAGTTGTATGGCTACAATAGCCGCCGTTTCAATATGATGGCCGGCCTACACATAAACTTCTAA
- a CDS encoding TonB-dependent receptor, translating to MGPIRIVFSVVVSLVSFLTANAQHSLKAVVRDKRTGEFLSGVTISLKGEIQRSAITDGRGFVLLRNLPPGSDTIELSYVGYTNLEQMVIMPDSSLFTFLLEQDARTLNDVVVVASTRGNERIETATTKVEVLGRTEMNEESTLKPGNIASILGDISGIQIQQSSAVTGNANVRIQGLDGRYTQILRDGMPLYGGYSGGFGVLSIPPLDLKQVELIKGSSSTLYGGGAIGGLINLISTKPRLDPELSLLINQTTLKETNINAYFAQRGKKFGLTFFGGQTFQKEVDVDKDGFSDLPKTSSTLIHPTLFFYPSENTTVSLGWSGSFEKRTGGDMLAIADKSNASHPYYEANQLNRNTLIFLAESWLKNSYVLHVKGSFSNFSRDEHTNTYVFSGKQKNYYGELSLVKRTAHHNLVAGLNANGEDFAPSAATPVPVGNFSSNVAGAFFQDTWRLPTGTKIETGIRFDHHNQYGDFLLPRIAVFQQINDRWGARAGFGMGYITPNPLMPQVRDYSIYQLQPLVAGMKAERSYSGNAELNYKHEIGQEGFFFINQAFFITQVTDPIVAEENSSGEVNFYNKTKPLVTKGSDTYIQMHISNWEFYMGYTFTLAEREYLADHQFVWYTPKHRAAATALYEVNGKWRVGLEASYNGYQYRDDNSRTPDYFFMAAMVERKFGPKWSLVLNCENLFDERQSRYETLYTGLVTSPVFKTLWAPIDGRAVNICLRFQPFAE from the coding sequence ATGGGTCCTATTCGAATTGTCTTTTCAGTTGTTGTTAGTTTGGTTTCTTTTTTGACCGCAAATGCGCAACATTCCCTGAAAGCCGTAGTGCGGGATAAACGCACTGGTGAATTTTTGAGTGGGGTTACCATTTCCCTGAAAGGAGAAATTCAGCGATCTGCAATTACAGATGGCCGGGGATTTGTGCTGCTCCGGAATTTGCCACCGGGATCGGATACCATTGAATTAAGTTATGTAGGGTATACGAACCTGGAACAAATGGTTATAATGCCCGATTCCAGTTTGTTTACATTTTTGCTGGAACAGGATGCCAGGACATTGAATGATGTGGTGGTGGTGGCCTCTACCCGCGGCAATGAAAGAATTGAAACGGCCACCACCAAAGTTGAAGTATTAGGCCGCACGGAAATGAATGAAGAAAGTACCTTGAAGCCCGGAAATATTGCCAGTATATTGGGTGACATAAGTGGCATACAGATCCAGCAATCATCGGCTGTTACCGGCAATGCCAATGTACGTATACAGGGGCTTGATGGCCGCTACACCCAGATATTGCGCGATGGCATGCCTTTATATGGCGGGTATTCCGGCGGGTTTGGTGTTTTGTCCATTCCCCCGCTTGATTTAAAACAGGTTGAACTGATCAAGGGATCCTCATCAACTTTATATGGTGGAGGTGCTATTGGTGGATTGATCAACCTTATTTCCACAAAACCCCGGTTAGATCCGGAGCTGTCTTTACTCATCAACCAGACCACCTTAAAGGAGACCAACATCAATGCCTATTTCGCGCAGCGAGGGAAAAAATTCGGTCTGACTTTTTTTGGCGGACAGACCTTCCAGAAGGAAGTGGATGTTGATAAGGACGGCTTTAGTGATTTGCCAAAAACCAGCAGTACTTTAATACACCCTACCTTGTTTTTTTATCCTTCAGAAAATACAACTGTTTCGCTCGGATGGTCGGGTAGTTTTGAAAAAAGAACCGGCGGTGATATGCTTGCTATTGCGGACAAGTCCAATGCAAGCCACCCATATTATGAAGCCAACCAATTAAACAGGAATACGTTGATATTTCTGGCTGAAAGCTGGTTGAAGAATTCCTATGTTTTGCATGTGAAAGGCAGTTTCAGTAATTTTTCACGGGACGAGCATACCAATACTTATGTGTTTAGCGGAAAACAAAAAAACTATTACGGTGAACTTTCACTTGTAAAGAGAACTGCGCATCATAATCTTGTGGCCGGGTTAAATGCAAATGGTGAGGACTTTGCGCCTTCGGCTGCTACACCGGTTCCGGTAGGGAATTTCTCCAGTAATGTCGCCGGGGCTTTCTTCCAGGATACCTGGCGATTGCCGACGGGTACTAAGATTGAAACGGGCATCCGGTTCGACCACCACAACCAATATGGAGATTTCCTGTTACCCAGGATTGCGGTATTCCAGCAGATCAATGACCGATGGGGCGCCAGGGCCGGATTTGGTATGGGCTATATAACGCCAAATCCTTTGATGCCGCAGGTCCGGGATTATTCCATTTACCAGTTACAGCCTTTAGTGGCCGGCATGAAAGCAGAACGCTCTTACTCAGGAAATGCCGAACTGAATTATAAGCATGAAATAGGACAAGAAGGATTCTTTTTTATTAACCAGGCATTTTTTATCACACAGGTTACCGATCCGATAGTAGCCGAAGAGAATTCTTCCGGCGAGGTTAATTTTTACAATAAAACGAAACCGTTAGTAACAAAAGGCTCAGATACGTATATCCAGATGCATATCTCCAATTGGGAGTTTTATATGGGGTATACGTTTACACTTGCCGAAAGGGAGTACCTGGCCGACCACCAGTTTGTCTGGTATACCCCAAAACACCGTGCAGCGGCTACTGCATTATATGAAGTGAATGGAAAATGGCGGGTTGGACTGGAAGCTTCCTATAATGGCTATCAATACCGGGATGACAATTCCAGGACGCCGGATTATTTTTTCATGGCCGCAATGGTGGAAAGGAAATTCGGTCCAAAGTGGAGCCTTGTACTGAACTGTGAAAATTTATTTGATGAACGACAGAGCAGGTACGAAACATTATATACAGGCCTGGTAACTAGCCCGGTTTTCAAAACCCTTTGGGCGCCCATTGATGGCCGGGCTGTAAATATTTGTTTGCGGTTTCAACCATTTGCAGAATAG
- a CDS encoding MFS transporter, producing the protein MKHQWKSLLLVAYVFLFIGAIVSMNDVLLPSVKEVFHLNFVQATFIQQSFYLVYLIFPIPMAYYISKYGYKNALVSALVICSTGALLFYPAFHSASYLLALSGVFVISVGVTLVNVAANPLAALLGDPSGSHIRVNIVQLFSRIGATLTPILATKIIYGESATVSFHLPYLVIGTATFLLAVGIFLSRLPAFKPAIEKGFSLSAIIRESRAYPQLFWGAIIMFFYIGADASTAGFFISYLRDPAIAGFSPDKAANYLSLYYLAATIFSFIGIYLLQFISPGRLIAMLGIGMVTLYTLAIFTVSHLNPYIMVGLGAFISIMFASIFSLSIEGAGDFTEKGSALVNIAIVGGAVFPPIQGWIADSKGVQVSYLVPCSCFLLIIAYGIFCDRRVGKLSPGQHSGV; encoded by the coding sequence ATGAAGCACCAATGGAAATCGCTTTTGCTGGTGGCCTATGTGTTTTTATTCATTGGCGCGATAGTAAGCATGAATGATGTCTTACTGCCTTCGGTTAAAGAAGTATTCCACCTGAATTTTGTCCAGGCCACTTTTATCCAGCAGTCTTTCTACCTCGTTTACCTGATCTTCCCCATACCCATGGCCTATTATATTTCAAAATATGGGTATAAAAATGCATTGGTCAGCGCCCTGGTCATTTGCAGTACCGGTGCCCTGCTCTTTTACCCGGCATTTCATAGTGCATCCTACCTGCTGGCATTAAGCGGGGTATTCGTAATTTCAGTTGGGGTAACCCTGGTGAACGTTGCGGCCAATCCATTGGCTGCCTTATTGGGTGATCCTTCCGGCTCCCATATCCGTGTAAATATTGTGCAATTGTTTAGCAGGATCGGTGCTACTTTAACCCCGATCCTTGCCACCAAAATAATTTATGGTGAATCGGCAACGGTCTCTTTTCACCTTCCCTACCTGGTCATTGGCACCGCCACTTTCCTGCTTGCTGTTGGTATATTTTTATCCAGGTTACCGGCCTTTAAACCTGCAATTGAAAAAGGGTTTTCATTAAGCGCCATAATAAGGGAATCGAGGGCATACCCGCAATTATTCTGGGGTGCCATCATCATGTTTTTTTATATAGGTGCAGATGCCAGTACAGCTGGATTTTTCATCAGTTATTTGCGTGATCCGGCCATTGCCGGCTTTTCACCAGACAAAGCTGCGAATTACCTGAGCTTATATTACCTCGCTGCTACCATTTTTTCTTTTATTGGCATTTACCTTTTGCAATTTATTTCACCTGGCAGGCTGATCGCAATGCTGGGTATTGGTATGGTGACACTTTATACGCTGGCCATTTTCACGGTCAGCCACCTGAATCCCTATATTATGGTGGGACTGGGTGCTTTTATTTCAATCATGTTTGCTTCCATATTCAGCCTGAGTATTGAAGGTGCAGGCGACTTTACTGAAAAGGGTTCAGCGCTTGTGAATATTGCCATTGTTGGCGGTGCCGTGTTTCCGCCGATCCAGGGCTGGATAGCTGATAGCAAAGGCGTGCAGGTTTCCTACCTGG